The following are from one region of the Candidatus Dependentiae bacterium genome:
- a CDS encoding metallophosphoesterase has protein sequence MKQIIYLLLISVFLLSSVFYFLPIFIDTSPSHIFNTLTEAQQYAEQLDEYPPIDNTTWANPDYGKFLKRLVPTGLDEFMYTFKIKPWPLWHIQGFDELLSKVVNERENDGYIGRFILKMNPLKGSSFIIWGDLQGAFHSLIRTLVELKINNVINDHFEIMKPYVYFVFNGDAIDRSPFSLEVLSVIMRLMDRNPNKVFYIRGNHEDREHWKNFNLKRNLIIRAASVSDEGIPLGTKISKFFNTLPLALYLIGQEDEESMNIVRISHFDRSSTELDEENFSGFFQRSGGREVATFKLSNEINSGEKKINVRAIIKGESRSTTYRPTLGLSQLEADKGATAWTMLSSPTETYRHLQDFYFDTFAVLDIGKKLNEWMITLYNQDVRELLGFKKVAMYNLVTGLRDFKTERSQVVDDSFIQVKRELQNVAEKQQELRDMCPAAAK, from the coding sequence ATGAAACAAATAATATACCTTTTATTAATATCGGTATTCCTATTGAGCAGTGTATTCTATTTTTTGCCTATTTTTATTGATACTTCACCGAGCCATATTTTTAATACATTAACCGAAGCGCAACAATATGCAGAGCAATTGGATGAGTATCCTCCTATTGACAATACTACCTGGGCTAATCCAGATTATGGTAAGTTTTTAAAGCGGTTGGTGCCTACAGGTTTGGATGAATTCATGTATACATTTAAAATTAAACCATGGCCTTTATGGCATATACAGGGATTTGATGAGTTGCTTTCTAAGGTGGTAAATGAACGAGAGAATGATGGGTACATTGGACGGTTTATTTTAAAAATGAATCCTTTAAAAGGTAGCTCGTTTATTATTTGGGGTGATCTTCAAGGAGCATTTCATTCATTGATACGTACGCTAGTGGAATTAAAAATAAATAATGTTATTAATGATCATTTTGAAATTATGAAACCGTATGTATATTTTGTGTTTAATGGTGATGCAATAGATCGATCGCCATTTTCTCTTGAAGTATTATCAGTTATTATGCGTCTAATGGATCGAAATCCAAATAAGGTATTTTATATTCGCGGTAATCATGAAGATCGTGAACATTGGAAAAATTTTAATCTTAAACGTAACTTAATTATTCGTGCGGCATCAGTTTCTGATGAAGGAATTCCTCTCGGTACCAAAATAAGCAAATTTTTTAATACGTTACCGCTTGCTTTGTATTTAATTGGTCAAGAAGATGAAGAGAGTATGAATATTGTGCGCATTTCACATTTTGATCGAAGTTCAACAGAACTAGATGAGGAAAATTTTAGTGGTTTTTTTCAAAGAAGTGGCGGTAGAGAAGTAGCTACTTTTAAATTAAGCAATGAAATAAACTCAGGTGAAAAGAAGATCAATGTGCGCGCTATTATAAAAGGTGAAAGTCGTTCTACCACATATCGTCCAACATTGGGGTTGTCGCAATTGGAAGCAGACAAAGGTGCAACGGCTTGGACAATGCTTTCAAGTCCAACAGAAACTTATAGGCATTTACAGGATTTTTATTTTGATACATTTGCAGTGCTCGATATTGGAAAGAAATTAAACGAATGGATGATTACTTTATATAATCAAGATGTTCGTGAACTTCTTGGTTTTAAAAAAGTCGCAATGTATAATTTGGTTACCGGTTTGAGGGATTTTAAAACTGAAAGATCTCAGGTTGTAGATGATTCATTTATTCAAGTAAAACGAGAACTGCAAAATGTTGCTGAAAAACAACAAGAGTTGCGTGATATGTGTCCGGCAGCAGCTAAATAG
- a CDS encoding ABC transporter substrate-binding protein gives MKKIYTIILLLSFNVAAQFDSLSDIITYAKDHEEYPSIDNDDWRHPDYTSFYKQQKKSIFSRLFSYLGFERDVELVSTFEQLLKTVTDERIARNMKGAFVQKITPDPQNKFIIFGDLDGALHSFVRDLQELVRLNLITENLIISDNSYLVFNGNVINSSAYNIETLTVILTLMARNPDRVIYIRGKHEAQRELRNIVLYKQLEFLSPLNSEDVMQTVFSFFDTLPLALYVVQSNRALKISAHMDTYDEKTVSQLLVNNVDSEIMHVQKGQQNASQDVVPIAIEATIVPSDFSRSLGLKRLIGPPLTWTVLSSPTGAHRRLDSFFNDAFAVVETALRFDSWTIALYFNDLRKNKGFQVSGLYNISTGMLVSGDAINFFDDEQIKDLQKKLNEQKDVLKKMEDECKEGGKEQKKEKTAAKNDDIAVQDGVLVLGSTLDLSKGFKDAGNNYKSSLVAAFNDVNEEGGVHGLEFRNVILDDHYEPKRARQNMLKLLNDIKTDIIFLPAGTPTLKASLDLIKDGKILALFPTAQSSIFRQPDLKYIINATVSYFEQGKALIDYVFKENKPKKVAVFYQNDDFGKDVLNGAKEAIKKYTTDAMVELPYSRNQVGFSEQKEVIVNEDPDVIIFASVPIAGLSFIKELGTNFLSQRRLLGISDMGEAEVQDFVKSKGLTFTHSSVWPSPRKSDLPLMKEFRTFAKNNNLEVSNSSLEAYVDAQIFFYLLKQIDGPINKENIIKAAENTKNVDFKGFKLNFNPQTRVLENSLWINPGDGSEWISIQVEVPETEDVPDSSVPDDSVPGDSVFSESDKKPSIAVRSDAIVLGNTSDFSKGLKAFAESLKSGIQLKVDQINKEGGIKGKILQMIYLDDEYSPQKALSNVETFIKEIKTDLLLLCLGTPTLNGYLDLIKKQEVLALFPYTGASAYRKPDLTNIIHYRPSYAQAMAEVAKYIAQNYEARRFVLFYQESIGTEPPDAIKKVLKENFDISDVLAISYVENDLDFSSKLQKIKDFNADAFAFIGPPISAQGLIRQIGVTELVGKKLFGLAALEEKSFKRFVKEKGLHFILPNIVPDAQKSDIPLAQEFRQATKNKAVKVDQAVFEAYLYTALTGYLLDQVEGEITKEKIIKMAEGLQNFDFKGILLTFDPQTRTLSNNIWINTDDGTPWKKIELERIEQVSEEEAKKEIGPKEKEKDSVGSREALGVKEDVIVFGSTLDLSKGIKKIGRAVRLGTEARLSRINEQGGVKGKRFQVVFLDDEYTPGLAQKNINTFLHEIKTDLTLNSLGTPTLVAYLNLVKEGKILVLFTPTGTALFRDPELTHIINFRVSYSQEIKATTDYMIKKYNAKKVVLFYQNDDFGLQTKEAARKVLEKNNISDVLEVPYNRNDVMFKKHVKTILEFKPDTIAFISTPIATQELMRQMGVTFLSDKHLYGTSDLSENSFQDFLKEKGITVLIPNTVPDPATSDIPIAQEFRKDAQKNDAPITGFAFEAYINTALIAYIIDQIEGDISIDAIIKAAESIKDVDFKGLKLNFNDNTRELSSQIWISKGDGSPWTEVAVEPEEIEAKVDKQEVAEVTPTDKKVEEKYETEVSESKELPSVVTPEQAEQAAIANKKPLLAVHKDKIIFGSTMDLEKGAKNQGKAIQQSLKIVAEQINQRGGIDGKQLEMLFLNDDYEPIKARANIDMLLNKDQTDLILSSPGTPTLEAYLDLVKNGTLLVLFPLMGSGICRHPQLKNVINFRISYAQEIKAATQYMIDQGAGRFVLFYQDDAFGKDLLKAARIALKKNNVSEVLELPYSRNNLSFNEQVKQIKAYKPDTIAFLSTAVASQGLIRQIGVKGLTGKRIYGNSDLGEVPFQSFIKSKGLKTYVPNVVPDPERSNIEIAQEFREAAKKESMSIDTVGFEAYINAFLAEYLLSKVDGQLTKEKIIKVAESIKDEDFKGLKLNFNPQTRELSYHMWLSKGDGSPWTKVEVKPEEKSDEEDIQVEEPKDMQVEVPKIEESKDIQVEVPKIEKPKDIKKVEMPKDDKPALGVSADKILFGSTLDLSKGVKDLGMAIKGGTNMFFNRLNGQGGIKGRQFQAIFLDDEYVPRLARDNIEKFLSEIKTQLILSPLGTPTLTGYLDLVKEGKVLVFFPTAGIRDPDLTHLIHFRASFAQEVIATTEYMIKEQQVQKLVVFYQNDDFGIPPKDAILNILKENSSVKHLEIPYNRNDVAFLRHVEQIKAFSPDAIALVVTPTAAKELIRILGVAFLSDKKVYSVSTLWEESFQKFLKQKGLHLFLTSVVPDPHTSDIEIVKEFRRDAKKANIPIDTAAFVAYINAALIVYIIENIKGEISVYNIIQTAQNIKNVDFKGLQLNFNDQTRELATQVWLSKGDGSPWIELKLNR, from the coding sequence ATGAAAAAAATATATACTATTATTTTATTGCTATCCTTTAATGTAGCTGCTCAGTTTGATTCATTGTCAGATATTATTACTTATGCAAAAGATCATGAAGAATACCCTTCAATTGATAATGATGATTGGAGGCATCCTGATTATACCTCTTTTTATAAGCAACAAAAAAAATCGATTTTTTCACGTTTATTTTCTTATTTAGGTTTTGAACGTGACGTTGAGTTGGTCAGTACTTTTGAGCAGTTACTCAAAACGGTTACAGATGAACGCATTGCGCGCAATATGAAGGGTGCATTTGTACAAAAAATAACTCCGGATCCGCAAAATAAATTTATAATTTTTGGAGATCTGGACGGGGCATTGCATTCATTTGTTCGTGACCTGCAAGAGTTAGTGCGCTTAAATCTTATAACAGAAAATTTAATTATTAGTGACAATAGTTATTTGGTATTTAACGGAAATGTAATTAATTCGTCTGCTTATAATATTGAAACATTAACGGTGATCCTCACTTTGATGGCAAGAAATCCTGATCGGGTGATATATATTCGCGGTAAGCATGAAGCGCAAAGAGAATTGCGCAATATAGTCTTGTATAAGCAATTAGAATTTCTGAGCCCTTTAAACTCAGAAGATGTTATGCAGACTGTTTTTTCATTTTTTGATACCTTACCTTTAGCTTTGTATGTAGTGCAGTCAAATCGAGCATTAAAGATTTCTGCGCATATGGATACATACGATGAAAAAACAGTATCCCAATTATTAGTAAATAATGTGGATTCTGAGATTATGCATGTGCAAAAGGGGCAACAAAATGCGTCACAAGATGTCGTGCCGATTGCTATTGAAGCTACAATTGTGCCATCAGACTTTTCACGCAGTTTGGGTCTGAAACGTTTGATCGGTCCACCTTTGACATGGACAGTGCTTTCAAGCCCAACAGGAGCACACCGGAGGTTGGACTCTTTTTTTAATGATGCATTTGCGGTGGTTGAAACGGCATTACGTTTTGATAGTTGGACTATTGCGCTTTATTTTAATGATCTGCGTAAAAATAAAGGATTTCAAGTATCCGGTTTGTATAATATTTCAACAGGAATGCTTGTCTCGGGTGATGCTATAAATTTTTTTGATGATGAACAAATAAAGGATCTCCAAAAAAAACTGAATGAGCAAAAAGATGTTTTAAAAAAAATGGAAGATGAGTGCAAAGAGGGCGGAAAAGAGCAAAAAAAAGAAAAAACAGCAGCAAAAAATGATGATATTGCAGTTCAAGATGGCGTGCTTGTTCTGGGTTCTACGCTGGATCTTTCAAAAGGGTTTAAAGATGCAGGGAATAACTACAAATCAAGTTTAGTCGCGGCATTTAATGATGTAAATGAGGAAGGAGGTGTGCATGGTCTGGAGTTTAGAAATGTGATTCTTGATGATCATTATGAACCAAAGCGTGCGCGTCAAAACATGCTCAAGCTTCTCAATGATATAAAAACCGATATCATCTTTTTACCCGCAGGCACACCGACGCTTAAGGCAAGTTTGGATCTCATTAAAGATGGTAAAATTCTTGCTTTATTTCCGACAGCACAGTCAAGTATTTTTCGGCAGCCGGATTTAAAATACATTATTAATGCTACGGTATCTTATTTTGAACAGGGAAAAGCTTTAATAGATTATGTGTTTAAGGAGAATAAACCTAAAAAAGTGGCTGTTTTTTATCAAAATGATGACTTCGGTAAAGATGTTTTAAATGGGGCAAAAGAGGCGATTAAAAAATATACAACCGACGCAATGGTTGAGCTGCCTTATAGTCGTAATCAAGTTGGTTTTTCTGAACAAAAAGAGGTAATAGTCAACGAGGATCCTGATGTTATTATTTTTGCAAGTGTCCCAATTGCAGGATTGTCTTTTATTAAAGAATTGGGCACAAACTTTTTATCACAAAGACGTTTGCTTGGCATATCTGATATGGGTGAGGCTGAAGTTCAAGATTTTGTTAAAAGCAAAGGTTTAACATTCACGCATTCAAGTGTGTGGCCCAGTCCGCGAAAAAGTGATCTGCCGTTGATGAAAGAGTTCAGAACATTTGCAAAAAATAATAATTTGGAAGTAAGTAACAGTTCATTGGAAGCATATGTTGATGCACAGATTTTTTTCTATTTACTCAAACAGATTGATGGGCCAATAAATAAAGAAAATATTATTAAAGCAGCTGAGAATACGAAAAATGTTGACTTTAAAGGATTTAAGCTGAACTTTAATCCACAAACAAGAGTGCTTGAGAATTCATTATGGATAAATCCGGGCGATGGATCAGAGTGGATTTCAATACAAGTAGAAGTTCCTGAGACAGAAGATGTGCCGGATAGTTCCGTGCCGGATGATTCCGTGCCGGGTGATTCTGTTTTTTCAGAGTCAGATAAAAAACCTTCTATAGCGGTTCGTAGTGATGCGATTGTTTTGGGTAATACGTCTGATTTTTCAAAAGGGTTAAAAGCTTTTGCAGAAAGTTTAAAGAGTGGTATTCAGCTGAAAGTTGATCAGATAAATAAAGAGGGCGGTATTAAGGGAAAAATATTGCAAATGATTTATTTAGATGATGAATATTCTCCGCAAAAGGCGCTTTCAAATGTTGAGACATTTATTAAAGAGATTAAGACTGACCTATTGCTGCTTTGTTTAGGGACGCCAACATTAAATGGTTATCTTGATTTGATTAAAAAGCAGGAAGTATTGGCACTGTTTCCATATACCGGTGCAAGTGCATATCGTAAGCCTGATTTGACTAATATTATTCATTATAGGCCTTCATATGCTCAAGCGATGGCAGAAGTCGCAAAATATATTGCTCAGAACTATGAAGCTCGAAGATTTGTTTTATTTTATCAAGAAAGTATTGGTACTGAACCGCCTGATGCTATAAAAAAAGTGTTAAAAGAAAATTTTGATATAAGTGATGTTCTAGCGATTTCTTATGTAGAAAATGATCTTGATTTTTCATCAAAACTACAAAAAATAAAAGATTTTAATGCGGATGCTTTTGCCTTTATTGGTCCTCCTATTTCTGCTCAGGGATTAATTCGCCAAATTGGCGTTACAGAGCTTGTAGGTAAAAAACTGTTTGGACTTGCTGCATTAGAAGAAAAAAGCTTTAAAAGGTTTGTAAAAGAAAAAGGTTTACATTTTATTTTGCCAAATATAGTGCCTGATGCTCAGAAAAGTGATATACCACTTGCTCAAGAGTTTAGACAAGCTACTAAAAATAAGGCGGTGAAAGTTGATCAGGCAGTGTTCGAAGCTTATCTTTATACCGCATTGACCGGGTATTTATTAGATCAAGTTGAAGGTGAAATAACCAAAGAAAAAATAATAAAAATGGCAGAGGGATTGCAGAATTTTGACTTTAAAGGTATTTTACTTACTTTCGATCCGCAAACTCGTACGTTATCTAATAACATTTGGATTAATACCGATGATGGTACGCCTTGGAAAAAAATTGAGTTAGAGCGTATTGAGCAGGTGTCGGAAGAGGAAGCAAAAAAAGAGATCGGGCCTAAAGAGAAAGAAAAAGATTCAGTCGGTTCGCGTGAAGCTTTAGGTGTAAAAGAAGATGTTATTGTATTTGGGTCAACACTTGATTTGAGTAAAGGAATAAAAAAGATTGGACGTGCAGTAAGATTGGGCACAGAAGCACGACTTAGCAGAATTAATGAGCAGGGTGGTGTTAAAGGAAAAAGATTTCAGGTTGTGTTTTTAGATGATGAATATACGCCAGGTCTTGCTCAAAAAAATATAAATACATTTTTGCATGAGATAAAAACTGATTTAACGCTGAATTCTTTGGGAACGCCAACGCTTGTTGCTTATCTTAATTTAGTAAAAGAGGGTAAAATTTTAGTGTTGTTTACCCCAACAGGAACCGCTTTATTTAGAGATCCGGAATTAACACATATTATTAATTTTAGGGTTTCATATTCTCAAGAAATTAAAGCAACAACCGATTATATGATAAAAAAATATAATGCAAAAAAAGTGGTTCTATTTTATCAAAATGATGATTTTGGTTTGCAGACCAAAGAAGCTGCCAGAAAAGTATTAGAAAAAAACAATATCAGCGATGTTCTTGAAGTTCCTTATAATCGTAATGATGTGATGTTTAAAAAGCATGTAAAAACAATATTGGAGTTTAAACCTGATACTATTGCATTTATTTCGACGCCAATTGCAACTCAAGAGTTGATGCGTCAAATGGGAGTGACTTTTCTTTCGGATAAACATTTGTATGGAACTTCAGACTTAAGTGAAAATAGTTTTCAAGATTTTCTGAAGGAAAAAGGTATAACAGTACTTATTCCTAATACTGTTCCTGATCCGGCCACCAGCGATATACCTATTGCTCAAGAGTTTAGAAAAGATGCCCAAAAAAATGATGCTCCAATTACCGGCTTTGCATTTGAGGCCTATATAAATACTGCTTTGATTGCGTATATTATAGACCAAATTGAGGGTGATATTTCAATTGATGCGATTATTAAAGCTGCTGAAAGCATTAAAGATGTTGACTTTAAAGGTTTAAAGTTAAACTTTAATGATAATACGCGTGAGCTTTCATCTCAAATATGGATATCAAAAGGTGATGGGTCACCGTGGACAGAAGTGGCTGTTGAACCGGAAGAGATTGAAGCGAAGGTTGATAAACAGGAAGTTGCTGAAGTAACTCCAACTGATAAAAAGGTTGAAGAAAAATATGAAACAGAAGTTTCAGAAAGTAAGGAGTTGCCGTCTGTTGTTACTCCTGAACAAGCAGAACAGGCTGCTATTGCAAACAAAAAACCACTCCTTGCGGTTCATAAGGATAAGATCATATTCGGCTCAACGATGGATTTGGAAAAAGGGGCAAAAAATCAAGGTAAAGCTATACAGCAATCATTAAAGATTGTTGCCGAACAGATCAATCAACGTGGTGGCATTGATGGCAAGCAGCTTGAGATGCTTTTTTTAAATGATGATTATGAGCCAATCAAAGCACGTGCAAACATAGATATGCTTTTGAATAAAGATCAAACAGATCTTATTCTAAGCTCGCCTGGGACGCCTACGCTAGAAGCCTATTTAGATCTAGTAAAAAACGGGACGTTGCTTGTTCTGTTTCCACTTATGGGATCGGGAATATGTAGACATCCTCAACTTAAAAATGTTATTAATTTCCGCATTTCTTATGCACAAGAGATAAAAGCTGCGACACAGTATATGATAGATCAGGGTGCAGGAAGGTTTGTGTTGTTTTATCAGGATGATGCTTTTGGTAAAGATCTTTTGAAAGCCGCACGTATAGCTTTGAAGAAGAATAATGTTTCAGAAGTTCTAGAGCTCCCTTATAGTCGTAATAATTTAAGTTTTAATGAACAAGTAAAGCAGATCAAAGCGTATAAGCCGGATACTATTGCGTTTCTTTCGACTGCTGTTGCGTCACAAGGTCTGATTAGGCAGATTGGAGTAAAAGGTCTTACCGGCAAAAGAATATATGGAAACTCTGATTTAGGAGAGGTGCCGTTTCAGAGCTTTATTAAATCCAAAGGGTTAAAGACTTATGTGCCTAATGTTGTTCCTGATCCTGAAAGAAGCAATATTGAGATTGCTCAAGAGTTTCGTGAGGCTGCAAAAAAAGAGAGTATGTCAATCGACACGGTTGGTTTTGAAGCATATATCAACGCCTTTTTAGCGGAGTATTTACTTTCAAAAGTTGACGGCCAGTTAACGAAAGAGAAAATTATTAAGGTTGCAGAAAGCATTAAAGACGAAGACTTTAAAGGGTTGAAGTTGAACTTTAATCCGCAAACTCGTGAGCTGTCATATCATATGTGGTTATCAAAAGGAGATGGCTCGCCCTGGACTAAGGTTGAAGTTAAACCGGAAGAAAAATCTGATGAAGAAGATATACAAGTTGAAGAGCCCAAAGATATGCAAGTTGAAGTGCCAAAAATTGAAGAGTCCAAAGATATACAAGTTGAAGTGCCAAAAATTGAAAAGCCCAAAGATATAAAAAAAGTTGAAATGCCGAAAGATGATAAACCTGCATTGGGTGTAAGTGCTGATAAAATATTATTTGGATCAACACTTGATTTGAGCAAGGGAGTAAAAGATTTAGGTATGGCTATAAAGGGTGGCACTAACATGTTCTTTAACCGGTTGAATGGGCAGGGTGGTATTAAAGGTAGACAATTTCAGGCTATATTTTTGGATGATGAATATGTACCAAGACTTGCGCGTGATAATATTGAAAAATTTTTGAGTGAGATTAAAACGCAGCTCATTTTGAGTCCTTTAGGAACGCCTACATTGACCGGTTATCTTGATTTGGTCAAGGAAGGAAAAGTTTTAGTCTTTTTCCCGACAGCGGGTATTCGCGATCCGGACTTAACGCATTTGATTCATTTTAGAGCATCATTTGCGCAAGAAGTTATCGCAACGACTGAGTATATGATCAAAGAGCAACAGGTACAAAAACTTGTAGTCTTTTATCAAAATGATGATTTTGGTATTCCACCCAAAGATGCCATATTGAATATATTGAAAGAAAATAGTTCGGTGAAACATTTAGAAATTCCTTATAATCGAAATGATGTTGCTTTTCTTAGGCATGTAGAGCAGATTAAAGCATTTAGTCCTGATGCAATTGCTTTAGTAGTGACACCTACTGCAGCAAAAGAGTTAATACGCATCCTTGGGGTAGCATTCCTTTCTGATAAAAAAGTCTACAGTGTATCGACTCTGTGGGAAGAAAGTTTTCAGAAATTTTTAAAACAGAAGGGATTGCATCTCTTTCTTACGAGCGTTGTTCCTGATCCTCATACAAGTGATATTGAAATAGTTAAGGAGTTTAGAAGGGATGCAAAAAAAGCTAATATTCCTATTGATACGGCCGCTTTTGTAGCTTATATTAATGCTGCTTTAATTGTTTATATTATAGAGAATATAAAAGGTGAAATTTCAGTTTATAACATTATACAGACGGCGCAAAATATAAAAAATGTTGATTTTAAAGGACTACAGCTAAACTTTAATGATCAAACACGGGAGCTTGCTACGCAAGTTTGGTTATCCAAAGGTGATGGATCACCGTGGATTGAGTTGAAGTTGAATCGTTAA